aaaaaaaaccgaatccggtccgaaaaagtagtatcgACCCCGAACTGAAatgggtttaaaattttggtatctagagaaccggaaccgaatccgatcgaaccgaagtatttcgggtacccaaatatatctgaaatagatttatatacctaaatatattaaacatttttaaatttaatatgtaaaaaatatccaaaatatataagatatttcgaactttcaaaagtaaatgtataaaataactaaacaatacTCAAAGACCACAAATACTTGAAACATCTATtgttttttcatcaaaatattcataccaaaccaatttatatgttaaatttaggtattttaacatacattactcaaatttatatgtaatatattatttttatttttagattttacaacaattttttttttaattcctaaACTTTTAATTCTTTTATCCTTCGATGACTTTTATACAAcaattttatcataaatattttttagttagtaaatttaatttttttattcttgttcTTTTAAGATTTATATTGCATTATCTTcgatgtcatatatatatatatatatatatatatatatatatatatatatatatatatatatatatatatatatatatatttctttcattactatataatttataacatcattaaaagaaatactaaaataatattcacGGATTCtatatttcaaattattatttatatatatatatatttacatttaatctaACAGCCAAAGATTGTAAAACTAAAATCTCTAGGGCCATAATCTTGGTATCAAAACACACTTCAATTGCATACAAAACGAAAATGAACTTTTCTACAAGAGCTACGAGaatcgaatatatatatatatatatatataatataacacaACTTACATCGATTGCACCACAATTTCGAAGCTACAAAACAAACTAATCAACGACGGCTACAAGTAATGTGCCACCTTTTGACAACACTACTCTTAAACGTCCACACAAAGCCTCGCCTAGATGAAGACAGAACCATATATATGCATATGCAACAAACTTGGACCAATAAGTAAAACCATTCACAACAATTAAGCACATACATTAACATATAAACACAAACTAAGTGATGATATTCCAATACCCATCGCTTTGTTTCTCGAAGCTCACACATCTTCTCTTTTGACCCGTACGTAATTTGACATGATTACTTCAGATTCCATATGAGTTTATATATGTCTGGAACTTCTCGGTTGGAACGAAACAAACGCAAACTAAACCGATTGGTCGAGAATTAAAATACGTAGATTTCAGTGGAAATCACGGACGTGGAAGGTGTTAGGGTTCTTGATGACGATGTCGTACATGTAAACGGAGTTGAACTTGGAGAAGTCTCTTGGTAAGGAGATGAGATCGATGGAGGAACGTTTGTGGTATTGGATGAGATCAGAGTCTCCACTGAAGTATCTCTCCCAGCCGAGACTCATTAGGATCTGTTCTAGTGACGAGTAAGAGGAGACTACTTCACCGGTCGGCAAGTAAACCAAGACATTCCTCCGGCCGTGCGTCACTCCACCGGACTGGTTTGGGTTTTCTACTAGACGTATTACTCCGTTTTTGAACACCCAAACGCCTGACATGGTCTCACAAAAAGAGTTCTAGCTAGTTTTTGTTatgtgtagagagagagagagagagtagagcgATTGCGTTGGTGTTTAACTATGAGATAGATAGTGTGCAGGGGCTCTATATTTATAGTCATACATGCAGGAGGAgcaattaatttgtttttaaaaactaaaagattCTAAATTTTCCAtttagacatttttttttgttgatacaTTCCTTTGGTTAGAATTTAATTTTAACGCCTATTTTTCAAGCCTGGAAATGGTGCATTTTACATCATGCGTTCTagcctaaaattttaaaaatgttaatctgaatatttttattttcctaggaatttaaattactttttatttaaaatttgtacaatgtttaaaatgtaattatgtGAATTTACAAGACAGGAAAATCAGTTGATGGAAAgaaatatattagataaatcAACTGTTAAAGAGAAGATCAAATAATTGGAAGATCAAAAAGAATAAGATGATTAATCAAAAAGCACAATCACTATTTTAGACAAGACACATCCTTGTTAAAATATTAGAGAAACCATTTATAAAGTAACacttttttatttggtttatattCTCGATAGTgacctaaattttttaaaaacacaatGGAGGATTGGGGAGAACCTTGAAAGGCGACACACTTGAATGTATAGTTAAAAGTAGAGGGTAGGGTAAAATAAAGTCTGTCTCTGTCGTATGGAGAATCTAGATCTTGTGGGACACACTTATACCATTACCTCAATTCTTCTCCTTCTATAACTTTAAATCAAATGTTTAATATTCGATAAAAAGAAGTTCTTATATTTACTTTCCTAATCTATGCCTTTACTCTGTTACCAATTTTTTTGTTGTCTCATTAGAATGAATACTAGAAGATACGTCAGCTGGT
Above is a window of Brassica napus cultivar Da-Ae chromosome A10, Da-Ae, whole genome shotgun sequence DNA encoding:
- the LOC106370671 gene encoding flowering-promoting factor 1-like protein 2 — encoded protein: MSGVWVFKNGVIRLVENPNQSGGVTHGRRNVLVYLPTGEVVSSYSSLEQILMSLGWERYFSGDSDLIQYHKRSSIDLISLPRDFSKFNSVYMYDIVIKNPNTFHVRDFH